From a region of the Phycisphaerales bacterium AB-hyl4 genome:
- a CDS encoding alpha-L-rhamnosidase C-terminal domain-containing protein has protein sequence MNGKYAGRGPARGYQRCWPYDVIDIASLLRIGHNWLAVEAYNPGISTFQYLHQGVAGFICAARWDDLTLVSDGQWIGRVDPARRWDTVRLSQQLNYQEHVDLHRDDRRWITARSAPTDWTRPVSVRPFGAMPWHDLEPRRIPNLGHEQLLYNAAVAESCGVSGEAWSDWRDIQAGWRLERQTAKWGKVASARYDPQDGVLRLPGSGAGNWHAVVLDMGRPGVGTFELAVEAAAGSEVVDLYACEWLDADGGPHVPGPGTCCEAAMAGRVRLRRGANAFETFQLIGHRFLTMIVRNSDNELTLRIRLRHSVYPLQEAGAFESSDAVVNDIFRICKDTQRACMLDAYVDTPWREQAQWWGDARVQAWNTFHLSDDARLLERGIRQIATQRVPNGLTYGHAPTMAHGCILPDFSLIWCLTLYDHYWQTGQPNLFAELWPEVERVLAYFDDPAHQANGLLKHDPRYWLFLDWSNLQKEGVPTLLNLWYIYTLARLAELAEAVGMGDARQELDNRREAVTALAMHHLFDERSGLFRDGILPNGEPSETHSIHNQTLAIMSGLAAESHATMWSQSLLPYLRGDAIEGALPSSYWVTYIYQTARQAGEDAVVLDHLIRHWRPMIRFGGCSEWFVVDDTTPQPPTTYDGTFSHAWAAHPIYHLMGSLGGLVQTQPGWRAVRFSPAFVQVDWCAIQVPTPHGLIRSAWQCNDDRITVELTLPDGVRADVALPTVAEAGVTGTCRWNVPVGER, from the coding sequence GTGAACGGCAAGTATGCGGGGCGCGGCCCGGCGCGAGGCTATCAGCGCTGTTGGCCTTACGATGTAATCGATATCGCGTCGCTGTTACGGATCGGTCACAACTGGCTGGCTGTTGAAGCCTACAACCCCGGGATCAGCACTTTCCAGTACCTGCATCAGGGCGTGGCGGGTTTTATCTGCGCGGCTCGTTGGGATGATCTGACGTTGGTCAGCGACGGCCAGTGGATTGGGCGCGTCGATCCGGCCCGGCGGTGGGACACGGTTCGTCTCAGCCAGCAACTGAATTACCAGGAGCACGTTGACCTGCACCGCGATGATCGACGGTGGATTACAGCGCGTTCGGCGCCGACGGATTGGACGCGGCCTGTCTCGGTGCGCCCGTTCGGTGCAATGCCATGGCACGACCTGGAGCCTCGCCGCATCCCGAATCTCGGCCACGAGCAGTTGCTCTACAACGCGGCGGTGGCAGAGAGTTGCGGCGTTTCGGGCGAAGCTTGGTCTGATTGGCGTGACATTCAAGCGGGCTGGCGTCTGGAACGACAAACAGCAAAGTGGGGCAAGGTCGCAAGCGCACGCTACGACCCACAAGATGGGGTGTTGCGCTTGCCGGGGAGCGGCGCGGGGAATTGGCATGCGGTGGTGCTCGATATGGGCCGGCCTGGGGTGGGAACGTTTGAGTTAGCCGTGGAAGCCGCTGCGGGAAGCGAGGTCGTTGATCTCTATGCGTGTGAATGGCTGGATGCTGATGGCGGGCCACATGTGCCGGGGCCAGGGACATGCTGCGAGGCAGCGATGGCTGGGCGCGTCAGGCTGAGGCGCGGAGCGAACGCGTTTGAAACATTTCAGTTGATCGGTCATCGCTTCCTGACCATGATCGTGCGCAATAGTGATAACGAACTGACATTGAGGATTCGGCTGCGTCACAGCGTGTACCCACTGCAGGAAGCCGGTGCGTTTGAAAGCAGCGATGCTGTCGTGAACGACATTTTTCGCATCTGCAAGGACACGCAGCGTGCGTGCATGCTGGATGCTTACGTCGATACGCCGTGGCGGGAACAAGCACAGTGGTGGGGGGATGCGCGAGTGCAAGCCTGGAATACGTTTCATCTCAGCGACGACGCGCGGCTTCTGGAACGGGGCATTCGGCAGATTGCCACGCAGCGTGTGCCGAACGGCCTGACGTACGGGCATGCGCCGACCATGGCGCACGGCTGTATCTTGCCGGACTTTTCGCTGATCTGGTGTCTGACGCTGTATGACCATTACTGGCAGACAGGACAGCCGAATTTATTTGCGGAACTTTGGCCGGAGGTGGAACGGGTACTGGCGTATTTCGACGATCCCGCTCACCAGGCGAATGGGTTGCTGAAGCACGACCCGCGCTACTGGTTGTTCTTGGACTGGTCGAACCTTCAAAAAGAGGGCGTGCCGACGCTGCTGAACCTGTGGTACATTTATACGTTGGCCCGGTTGGCGGAACTGGCGGAAGCCGTGGGAATGGGCGACGCACGGCAGGAACTGGACAATCGTCGTGAAGCCGTCACCGCGCTTGCCATGCATCACCTGTTCGACGAGCGAAGCGGGCTGTTCCGCGACGGTATTCTCCCGAACGGCGAACCGAGCGAGACCCATTCGATTCACAACCAGACGCTGGCGATCATGTCGGGGCTTGCAGCTGAATCGCATGCGACCATGTGGTCGCAGAGCCTGCTTCCCTATCTGCGAGGCGACGCGATCGAGGGAGCGTTGCCATCGAGTTATTGGGTGACATACATTTACCAGACAGCGAGGCAGGCGGGGGAGGACGCGGTGGTGCTGGATCATTTGATTCGTCACTGGCGGCCGATGATCCGGTTCGGTGGCTGCAGTGAATGGTTTGTGGTGGATGATACGACGCCGCAGCCGCCGACGACATACGACGGCACGTTCAGTCACGCGTGGGCGGCCCACCCGATCTATCACCTGATGGGTAGCTTGGGCGGGTTGGTGCAGACGCAGCCCGGCTGGCGTGCGGTGCGTTTTTCGCCCGCCTTCGTACAGGTCGATTGGTGTGCGATTCAGGTGCCGACGCCTCACGGGCTTATCCGCAGCGCTTGGCAATGCAACGATGACAGAATCACGGTTGAGTTAACGCTGCCGGACGGCGTTCGAGCTGACGTGGCGCTGCCGACGGTGGCCGAGGCGGGAGTGACAGGTACATGTCGCTGGAACGTGCCGGTGGGCGAACGGTGA
- a CDS encoding sugar-binding protein, translating to MIQKQVAGLVMVILSLSLPVSALAQHAAAVASVPLVERGPTMDGGTDDAVWRTISEQHSLTNADGTRTIDAATRFRVCTDGQWLYFLVEAAHPRPTELDRTNLGRDRITWDETVEIFIAPDPQAPRYYHFALAPGGSNYDAIEQAPGTDWDSSWKHHSTITEDGWVAAIAIPLRELGLVEGVKIGDRLAVNVCRTTEAASRHQNWSPTGGVFHQRQAMGEFIIGSYQDAAMANARQLREQINTAAASERIQKDTSAQSALRELTRTSNELQAEAARIRSAEQWRGMEKRRSDLLNELRAVLSGNNPMFIWQVNPWDLPAMDDLPGAEVEQNTHLTGEAFQKEHLTLAFGVANLSNAPVRFRILPSEWARLGSTDRAAAADHLTVRRVTEVAISGGSILRDALPQLRIEDEVTLLPGSHAVIWLTVNTRDMTAGVWRSNLTLVPLLAPDMRKDVALQTTIYPAALPDGPRPYSANWAYYENPPSSVNREAAYQDQREHHTNIHYLPGYAASGLGSLSYDDQGKPRDDPDFSILDEWIDRFGDRGQFYIFRMDYPRLPAEMGGKDNLDDPQARENFRWWVTKVREHFESRGMSVRDFAWYAADEPDLEGAHQVRKFGTLMQSADPQQQIYVTVYQAQRVEWLEIMAPYVNVWTMKFNISKEQRDFLLAQDARYFSYNVLPNTSSPYFSYRREAMLAKVYDSEGIGFWSYEDTGIPRDGSTSWIPKSATSYAVIYEGQDGVVPSVRWEAWRQGIQDFRYVEWLETLVEASSDATLASQGRTLAAQTPQHILDSRDRTTADRSMAELRRIITQLLVADGSVEQEQVDRLVRASPLCLTGNDTLQLYENLDNVSRYRYSVAPSDDPDQTRLTDGNMQYPSGWVLFNGAPETWAVTFDLQRPWQLSHLDFLADVNPFVPNVRHFTVYLSETGREDDWVKIDEVTLRHEPGTDVLRADAGRMRKDHFIGMELDAMRARYLRLEMKTPGYARLGEVRIYGWAEE from the coding sequence ATGATACAAAAGCAAGTGGCGGGCCTGGTCATGGTGATACTTTCGCTGAGTCTGCCGGTTTCGGCTCTCGCACAACACGCCGCAGCCGTGGCGTCCGTCCCCTTGGTCGAACGGGGGCCCACGATGGATGGCGGCACCGACGACGCGGTGTGGCGTACCATCTCGGAACAACATTCGCTGACAAACGCCGACGGTACACGGACGATCGACGCCGCCACGCGTTTTCGCGTCTGCACTGATGGTCAATGGCTCTACTTTCTTGTCGAAGCGGCACACCCCCGCCCCACAGAGCTTGACCGCACCAACCTCGGCCGCGATCGGATCACATGGGACGAAACGGTTGAAATTTTCATTGCTCCAGATCCGCAGGCACCGCGTTACTACCACTTCGCCCTCGCCCCTGGCGGGTCCAATTATGATGCGATCGAACAGGCCCCGGGCACTGACTGGGACTCGTCGTGGAAACATCATTCAACGATCACTGAAGATGGCTGGGTCGCTGCAATCGCGATTCCACTCAGGGAACTTGGGCTGGTGGAGGGCGTGAAGATCGGGGATCGTCTTGCGGTTAACGTTTGCCGCACCACCGAAGCCGCGAGCCGACACCAGAACTGGTCCCCCACTGGCGGAGTCTTCCATCAGAGGCAGGCCATGGGCGAATTCATCATCGGCTCCTATCAGGACGCGGCCATGGCAAATGCCCGTCAGTTGCGTGAGCAGATCAACACTGCCGCTGCCTCCGAGCGGATACAAAAAGACACCTCCGCCCAATCCGCATTGCGGGAACTGACCCGCACCTCCAATGAACTGCAAGCTGAAGCGGCACGCATACGCTCGGCCGAGCAATGGCGGGGGATGGAAAAACGCAGAAGCGATCTGCTGAATGAACTGCGAGCCGTGCTGTCGGGCAATAACCCCATGTTCATCTGGCAAGTCAATCCTTGGGATTTGCCGGCCATGGACGATTTGCCCGGCGCAGAAGTCGAACAAAACACCCATCTCACCGGCGAAGCCTTTCAGAAGGAACACCTGACACTGGCGTTCGGTGTGGCGAACCTGTCCAACGCGCCTGTACGGTTTCGCATCCTGCCCAGCGAATGGGCTCGGCTGGGGTCGACCGATCGCGCAGCAGCCGCGGATCATCTCACGGTTCGACGTGTGACCGAAGTGGCCATCAGCGGTGGCTCGATCCTCCGTGACGCGCTGCCTCAGCTTCGGATCGAAGATGAGGTGACGCTGCTGCCCGGAAGCCACGCGGTCATCTGGCTGACCGTGAACACCCGCGACATGACTGCGGGCGTGTGGCGGTCCAATCTGACCCTGGTGCCGTTGCTGGCTCCCGATATGCGGAAGGACGTTGCGCTACAAACGACAATCTACCCTGCAGCGTTGCCCGACGGGCCGCGTCCTTACTCAGCCAACTGGGCGTACTATGAAAATCCGCCCAGCAGCGTGAACCGCGAAGCGGCCTATCAAGACCAGCGTGAACACCATACCAACATCCACTACCTGCCCGGCTACGCCGCCTCCGGCCTCGGCAGCCTGTCATATGACGACCAGGGCAAGCCTCGCGATGATCCTGATTTTTCCATCCTTGATGAATGGATCGATCGATTCGGCGACCGCGGCCAGTTTTACATCTTCCGGATGGACTATCCACGGCTCCCTGCCGAAATGGGAGGCAAGGACAATCTGGACGACCCGCAGGCTCGCGAGAATTTTCGTTGGTGGGTCACCAAAGTGCGTGAACATTTTGAAAGCCGGGGTATGAGTGTGCGTGACTTTGCATGGTACGCTGCGGACGAGCCGGACCTCGAAGGAGCGCATCAGGTTCGCAAGTTTGGCACGCTCATGCAGTCGGCCGACCCGCAACAGCAGATCTATGTCACCGTGTATCAAGCCCAGCGCGTGGAATGGCTGGAGATCATGGCCCCTTACGTCAATGTCTGGACAATGAAGTTCAACATTTCCAAGGAGCAACGGGACTTCCTGCTCGCTCAGGATGCACGCTATTTCAGTTACAACGTCCTGCCCAACACCTCAAGCCCATACTTTTCCTACCGCCGCGAGGCGATGCTGGCGAAGGTGTACGACAGTGAAGGGATCGGATTCTGGAGTTACGAAGATACCGGCATTCCGCGTGACGGATCGACGAGCTGGATTCCCAAGAGCGCAACAAGTTATGCGGTGATCTACGAAGGGCAGGACGGCGTGGTGCCAAGTGTTCGCTGGGAAGCGTGGCGGCAGGGCATTCAGGACTTCCGTTATGTTGAATGGCTTGAAACACTGGTGGAGGCATCGTCCGACGCGACCCTTGCTTCGCAGGGACGTACACTTGCCGCGCAGACGCCGCAGCACATCCTCGACAGTCGCGACCGCACCACTGCCGACCGGAGCATGGCCGAGCTGCGCCGCATCATCACCCAACTACTTGTTGCCGACGGCAGCGTCGAACAGGAACAGGTCGATCGCCTCGTCCGCGCCTCCCCCCTCTGTCTTACTGGCAACGACACGCTGCAACTTTATGAAAACCTCGACAACGTCAGTCGCTATCGCTACAGCGTTGCCCCGTCAGACGACCCCGACCAGACGCGGCTGACCGATGGCAACATGCAGTATCCCAGCGGGTGGGTTCTTTTCAATGGAGCGCCTGAAACGTGGGCGGTAACGTTTGATCTTCAGCGGCCTTGGCAGTTGAGCCACTTGGATTTCTTGGCCGACGTAAACCCGTTTGTACCCAATGTTCGCCACTTTACGGTCTATCTCAGCGAGACGGGCCGCGAGGATGATTGGGTGAAAATCGATGAAGTCACGCTTCGGCATGAGCCTGGCACCGATGTTCTCCGTGCCGACGCCGGCCGCATGCGTAAAGACCATTTCATCGGCATGGAACTCGACGCCATGCGGGCACGCTACCTGCGGCTGGAAATGAAAACGCCGGGCTACGCGCGGCTGGGCGAAGTGCGAATTTATGGCTGGGCGGAAGAATAA
- a CDS encoding PEP-CTERM sorting domain-containing protein — MKVKNLMLGLGVSSLLVLSGTAGAATMVDDFSSYTDGNLTGQGAAGGGWAGAWYKSGSAAISTTVNATDGNTGGGPTGGSTANIIENTRNFATPLAVTDGAPTIWLSFDIRVNFTGDSLGNSSNTVELLGAGAYGRLNDPSGNTEWSAYVLPSSPFYEFSGVDMPDNVWSTVVVKLTPTGNGIADYSMWVDPNLALTEDDVLQVAPLLDGTMSLGNTSIASLQIRSAFYDSGSAVSYDNLRVSTESSPFIPEPASLMLVGLGLLGVMSRRCRA; from the coding sequence ATGAAAGTCAAGAATTTGATGTTGGGTTTGGGTGTTTCCAGTCTGCTTGTTTTGTCGGGCACTGCGGGAGCAGCCACGATGGTGGATGACTTCAGCAGTTACACCGACGGCAATCTCACCGGTCAAGGGGCGGCTGGCGGCGGATGGGCCGGCGCGTGGTACAAGTCCGGTTCGGCTGCGATCTCGACCACGGTCAACGCGACCGACGGCAACACCGGCGGCGGGCCGACCGGCGGAAGCACTGCCAACATCATTGAAAACACCCGTAACTTCGCCACCCCCCTGGCGGTCACCGACGGGGCCCCGACGATCTGGTTGTCCTTCGATATCCGTGTGAACTTCACCGGCGATTCACTGGGTAACTCGTCGAATACCGTCGAGCTGCTCGGAGCCGGCGCCTACGGTCGACTCAATGACCCCAGCGGCAACACCGAGTGGTCCGCCTACGTGCTGCCTTCCAGTCCGTTCTATGAATTCTCAGGCGTGGACATGCCCGACAACGTCTGGTCGACCGTGGTCGTCAAACTCACCCCGACCGGAAACGGTATCGCAGACTACAGCATGTGGGTCGATCCGAATCTGGCACTTACGGAAGACGACGTGCTCCAGGTTGCGCCCCTGCTGGACGGAACCATGAGCTTGGGCAACACGTCGATTGCCAGCCTGCAAATTCGCAGTGCGTTTTACGACAGCGGCAGTGCTGTGTCTTACGATAACCTTCGCGTCAGCACGGAATCCAGCCCGTTCATCCCCGAGCCGGCGAGCCTTATGTTGGTCGGCCTGGGTCTGCTGGGCGTGATGAGCCGTCGGTGTCGCGCGTAA
- a CDS encoding SDR family NAD(P)-dependent oxidoreductase produces the protein MSAPISPNDKRTPGTRVLVCGASSGIGKATAHRFAGEGWRVCLLARRQAQLEQLRAQLPGDGHLVIAGDYSAPATAAEITRTIRHAWDGLDAVVNSAGVVGPAQAVDSDIAQWRKPFDIMVNGATYLTRAVVPLMAEGGRLVHVTSIHSQRAERLASAYGMAKAAIEQYCRSLALELADKRILVNAIAPGFVRTPMSTVDGVNELETEWFHANYVQGDHLPLRRAAEPKEIAGVAYFLCGPDATYITGQVLVVDGGLTITF, from the coding sequence ATGAGCGCCCCGATCTCACCAAACGACAAACGGACGCCGGGAACTCGGGTGCTGGTCTGCGGTGCATCGTCCGGCATCGGCAAGGCGACGGCGCACCGGTTTGCTGGGGAAGGTTGGCGCGTGTGCCTCCTCGCACGTAGACAGGCGCAACTCGAGCAACTGCGGGCGCAACTTCCGGGTGATGGGCACCTGGTGATCGCGGGGGACTACAGCGCACCGGCCACGGCAGCAGAGATCACACGCACCATCCGGCACGCGTGGGACGGGCTCGACGCGGTGGTCAACAGTGCCGGCGTCGTCGGACCGGCGCAGGCGGTGGACAGTGACATCGCTCAGTGGAGAAAGCCGTTCGACATCATGGTGAACGGCGCCACTTACCTGACGCGAGCCGTGGTGCCGTTGATGGCGGAAGGCGGACGGCTGGTGCATGTCACCTCGATCCACAGTCAACGGGCCGAGCGGCTGGCCAGCGCCTACGGCATGGCCAAGGCGGCGATTGAGCAGTATTGCCGCTCGCTGGCGCTCGAGCTGGCCGATAAGAGGATTCTCGTCAATGCGATTGCTCCCGGGTTTGTGCGTACCCCAATGAGCACGGTGGACGGAGTGAATGAACTGGAGACGGAATGGTTTCACGCTAACTACGTTCAAGGCGATCATCTGCCCCTGCGTCGTGCGGCCGAGCCGAAGGAGATCGCGGGGGTGGCTTACTTTTTGTGCGGGCCAGACG
- a CDS encoding LacI family DNA-binding transcriptional regulator — MAVTVTEIARKAGVSKGLVSRVLRDDQSLRITESRRQQVLAVAKGLGGIKRNSSGRVIGKRLARNIVVPINKTSVMQELLAHWENQGFKTLKSVLGEHGFRLSIDLYESDSPAALQEEYQILKGTCDGLVLLGGIVTKQVANFVLENKIPHVSIDSVGRVLGVNTVLEDAVAGYYQAVSHLSELGHTRIGFLGRTEQGHYPSFAAAMAHHGLDINPAWRCRSPRTSQPIPDKETGWRDAAREAFGQWLDDHGPQVTAICCHNDYGALGACDAMVERNLVPGKDLSIVGFGDFERPGAPQTQDFELTTIHTSLADLGRSTADSLISQILYKKTQVVHQLIPTELMIRHTTGACLRPDANG; from the coding sequence ATGGCCGTAACAGTGACTGAAATTGCGAGAAAGGCTGGCGTCTCCAAAGGACTGGTCTCACGCGTGTTGCGGGACGATCAGTCATTGCGGATCACCGAATCCCGCCGCCAGCAGGTGCTTGCCGTCGCTAAAGGGTTGGGTGGTATCAAGCGAAATTCGTCCGGCCGCGTGATTGGCAAGCGACTGGCACGAAACATTGTGGTGCCCATCAACAAGACCAGCGTGATGCAGGAGTTGCTCGCCCACTGGGAAAACCAGGGCTTTAAAACCCTTAAATCCGTCCTGGGCGAACATGGCTTTCGCCTGAGCATTGACTTATATGAATCGGATTCTCCTGCGGCCCTGCAGGAGGAGTATCAGATTCTCAAGGGAACGTGCGATGGTCTGGTGTTGTTGGGCGGCATCGTCACGAAGCAGGTCGCGAACTTTGTCCTTGAGAACAAGATTCCTCACGTCAGCATTGATTCGGTCGGCCGGGTGCTTGGCGTCAACACGGTGCTCGAAGATGCGGTCGCCGGCTACTATCAGGCGGTGTCGCACTTGAGCGAACTGGGGCACACCCGCATCGGCTTCCTCGGGCGAACCGAGCAGGGTCATTACCCATCGTTTGCGGCGGCGATGGCGCATCACGGCCTGGATATCAACCCGGCCTGGCGCTGCCGAAGCCCGAGGACGTCCCAACCGATTCCCGACAAAGAAACCGGCTGGCGCGATGCCGCCCGCGAAGCGTTCGGTCAATGGCTCGACGACCACGGGCCTCAGGTTACCGCCATATGCTGCCACAACGACTACGGAGCGCTGGGCGCGTGCGATGCCATGGTCGAGCGAAATCTGGTGCCCGGCAAGGATCTCTCCATCGTAGGCTTCGGCGACTTCGAACGACCTGGTGCACCCCAAACGCAGGACTTTGAACTGACCACCATACATACGTCCCTGGCGGACCTCGGACGTTCCACCGCCGATTCGCTCATCAGTCAGATTCTCTACAAGAAAACTCAGGTCGTTCATCAGTTGATCCCCACTGAACTGATGATCCGCCATACCACGGGGGCGTGCCTGCGTCCTGATGCAAACGGTTAA
- a CDS encoding type II secretion system protein — protein MQTSHPPHRAGFTLIELLVVISIIALLVAILLPALSAARESARMTQCRTNQRSVAQANFMYVGDYRGWMPPNETATNNPVADGVLDWRNKLAYYFDGVVREPVSPPAEAFKCPTKEYSDASAGVGAYPEWPDGYRAGTAINFFLYRFNNPARYDDVLSPSSTFMTMDSPDHLILTFFPTVPPLDTYVGFHHGGAGQTRSFGAYTIRYGGSAIAGYLDGHAATLQAEDTGSTFSDPFWSDPFE, from the coding sequence ATGCAAACCAGTCATCCTCCTCATCGCGCGGGCTTTACCCTGATCGAACTGCTCGTGGTAATCAGCATCATTGCTCTACTGGTCGCCATTCTGTTGCCCGCACTCTCTGCAGCACGTGAATCTGCGCGGATGACCCAGTGTCGCACCAATCAGCGAAGTGTCGCGCAAGCCAACTTCATGTACGTCGGAGATTATCGAGGCTGGATGCCGCCGAATGAAACGGCCACGAACAATCCGGTTGCCGACGGTGTGCTCGACTGGCGTAACAAACTGGCGTACTACTTTGATGGCGTGGTGCGCGAGCCGGTCTCTCCGCCAGCCGAGGCGTTCAAGTGTCCGACCAAGGAATACTCGGACGCTTCAGCCGGCGTTGGCGCATACCCGGAATGGCCCGACGGTTATCGAGCTGGCACCGCAATCAATTTTTTCCTCTATCGGTTCAATAATCCCGCCCGATACGATGATGTGCTCTCGCCGTCCTCAACCTTCATGACGATGGATTCGCCGGATCATCTCATTCTGACCTTTTTCCCCACGGTACCGCCATTGGACACTTACGTCGGCTTTCACCATGGCGGCGCCGGCCAGACCCGAAGCTTTGGCGCATACACGATCAGATACGGTGGTTCCGCCATCGCCGGCTACCTCGACGGACACGCGGCGACGTTGCAAGCTGAAGACACCGGATCCACCTTCAGCGATCCATTCTGGTCCGATCCATTCGAGTAA